A portion of the Streptomyces sp. NBC_00376 genome contains these proteins:
- a CDS encoding phosphatase PAP2 family protein, whose amino-acid sequence MPSTQLPPPVPKRSRVTPFRTGAVCALLALVVLILVAVRWSPLMTLDRTVADALHRRAVAEPGLVHVNRILTDWAWDPWTMRALITMAVVALWWRGERLLAVWVAATSVLGTLVQQGLKSAVGRERPQWPDPVDSAHYAAFPSGHAMTATVSCGLLLWLLRRYGVGPRLWRTALVVACVSVVGVGLTRLYLGVHWLSDVVAGWLLGVSLVAFAIAGFARYERRGEPRAPSRS is encoded by the coding sequence ATGCCGTCCACGCAGCTCCCCCCACCGGTCCCTAAGCGTTCCCGTGTCACACCGTTCAGAACGGGTGCGGTCTGCGCGCTTCTCGCGCTGGTCGTGCTGATCCTCGTCGCCGTGCGCTGGTCACCGCTGATGACGCTGGACCGTACCGTCGCGGACGCCCTGCACCGCAGGGCGGTGGCCGAACCCGGCCTGGTCCACGTGAACCGGATCCTGACCGACTGGGCCTGGGATCCATGGACCATGCGCGCCCTGATCACGATGGCGGTGGTGGCGCTGTGGTGGCGCGGAGAACGGCTGCTCGCGGTGTGGGTCGCGGCGACGAGCGTGCTGGGCACTCTGGTGCAGCAGGGGCTGAAGTCCGCGGTCGGCCGGGAGCGGCCGCAGTGGCCGGACCCGGTGGATTCCGCGCATTACGCGGCGTTCCCGTCCGGTCACGCGATGACGGCGACGGTGAGCTGCGGCCTGCTGCTCTGGCTGCTGCGCCGGTACGGCGTCGGGCCCCGGCTGTGGCGGACGGCGCTGGTCGTGGCGTGCGTCTCGGTCGTCGGGGTGGGCCTGACCCGCCTCTACCTGGGCGTGCACTGGCTGAGCGACGTAGTGGCCGGCTGGCTGCTGGGGGTATCCCTGGTCGCCTTCGCGATCGCCGGATTCGCCCGGTACGAGCGGCGCGGCGAGCCCCGGGCGCCCAGCCGTTCCTGA